A part of Amycolatopsis camponoti genomic DNA contains:
- a CDS encoding MarR family winged helix-turn-helix transcriptional regulator, with protein MESFRDEPLGYLLHRVTAALRAEVAAAVLEPAELAAPEYLCLRMLARSPKSNAQLAREAQVSPQAMNKVVRELQERGLVTRPATVSSGRSLPATLTREGATVLARLDPEVVQAEDRVLANLGEQDRRELRRLLVAVGSPPRRDNHSRVR; from the coding sequence ATGGAAAGCTTCCGGGACGAGCCACTCGGCTACCTGCTGCACCGGGTCACCGCGGCCTTGCGCGCCGAGGTGGCCGCGGCCGTGCTCGAGCCGGCGGAGCTGGCGGCGCCCGAGTACCTCTGCCTGCGGATGCTGGCGCGGTCGCCGAAGTCCAACGCTCAGCTGGCCCGCGAGGCCCAGGTGTCGCCGCAGGCGATGAACAAGGTGGTTCGCGAGCTGCAGGAGCGCGGCCTGGTGACGCGACCCGCCACGGTGTCGTCCGGCAGGTCGTTGCCCGCCACGTTGACGCGCGAGGGCGCGACCGTGCTCGCGCGCCTCGACCCCGAGGTGGTCCAGGCCGAGGATCGGGTGCTGGCCAACCTCGGCGAACAGGATCGGCGCGAGCTCCGGCGGCTCCTGGTCGCGGTCGGGTCCCCACCACGGCGCGACAACCACTCCCGTGTCCGGTGA